The Sphingobacteriales bacterium genome contains the following window.
TTGTTTTCTCCAATGCTTTATCAGCATCGACGTCAATGAAACGCGAATAATTAATAAGCACAAAAAGTACATCTCCGAATTCCAGTTCTATTTCCTCCTGATTTTGGGACGCTACAGCTTCCGACAGCTCCCCCAATTCTTCCAGCACCTTATCCATTACCTGTTCCTTATTATCCCAGTCAAAACCTAAGCTTCTGACCTTATCCTGTATACGCTGCGATTTGTTGATAGCCGGCAATCCGGCCGGCACACCTTCCAGCACAGATTGCTTACCTTCTTTCAGTTTCAGCAATTCCCAGTTTTTCTTTACATCCTCTTCATTTTTCACCACCACATCTCCATAAATATGCGGATGACGGAATGTCAGCTTCTCCGAAACGGCATCTAAAACATCTGTCACATCAAACTGATTTTGTTCTTTTCCGATTTTACTGTAAAAAACGAGGTGTAAAAACAAGTCCCCCAGTTCTTCCTTAACAGATTTCCAGTCTTCCTTTATGATAGCATCTGAAAGCTCATAGGTTTCTTCAATGGTCAGCTTACGAAGTGTCTGAATAGTCTGCTTTTTATCCCACGGGCACTTTTCCCTCAAATCGTCCATTATGTTCAGTAAACGCTCAAATGCAATTAACCTGGAATCCATGATTTTTTATACAAATCTACTATTTTGAAACAAATAGTTGTTTTTGATGTTGACTAATTAGAGCATTTCCCGTACAAATGATTCATTATCTGAAATTTGACTGTGTAAATCTGAGTCCATTTCAACAGGGAATGCTGTCCGCATTGCTGGTTACGCTTATTTCGATTGTCTGTTTAGTGTTTCATCAAGATTCCATGTTGGCCTGGGATATGCTGATTTCTCCCATTCTGCTGTTTTGTTTTTACAATCCAGTCCTCGGAGCTTTCCAGCAAAAACCACTCCAATATTTTACAAAATCTACTCTGATATTCATTTCAATTGCCTTCTATATTCTTTTCTCCGGTAATTTTATCTCTGTTTTTTCCTACAAACAATCCGGTGAACTGCACTTATTTACAGCATTGATTATTATATTTTACTTATTGATGCATCTGCTCACCCTGATTTTTCGCGGAATCTTATATTTGCTGACACAAATCGATGACTGAACAGTCCCTCCATTTCCTTCTTTATCCGATTCGTAACGACCAATGCCGCAAAATTAAAAAATCGTATCCTAAATTATTGTTAATCATTTGATTATAAAAATATAGTATTATCTTTGTTCCATGGTACGCGCTGCAGTCAGAAATATCATTTTATTGGCTTTTATTTCATTAGCCGGTATTATCACCACACAGATTTTCTGGATAAAGAAAGCGGTGGATTTAAAAGAACAGCAATTCAACCACAGGGCATATGTAGCACTAAAAAGTGTCGCCGACAGATTAATCCGGGACTCCAAATACAATGTAGAGTTAGACGGAATTAACAAAAAGGCATCCAACTATTACACTCTCGACTTCAGCTCTCCGGTGAATGTCACCATGCTGGAGAGCTACCTGATTATTGAATCAAAGAACCAGAACCTCAATGCCGACTTTGAATATGGTATCTTTGAATGCACCACCGACTCCTTTTATTTCGGGCGCTTTATCAACATGAGTAATGTCGGGGAAATCGAGCAGCTCAAAATCAAGGCTAAGCCCTCCGAAAACTATTATATCGGCGTGCTGTTTCCCAAGAAGAGAAGTTATCTGGAAGACGATTTCAACCTGCTGCTGTTCTTCTCTGTGGTTTTGCTGGTGGTCATTGGGTTTTT
Protein-coding sequences here:
- the mazG gene encoding nucleoside triphosphate pyrophosphohydrolase, whose amino-acid sequence is MDSRLIAFERLLNIMDDLREKCPWDKKQTIQTLRKLTIEETYELSDAIIKEDWKSVKEELGDLFLHLVFYSKIGKEQNQFDVTDVLDAVSEKLTFRHPHIYGDVVVKNEEDVKKNWELLKLKEGKQSVLEGVPAGLPAINKSQRIQDKVRSLGFDWDNKEQVMDKVLEELGELSEAVASQNQEEIELEFGDVLFVLINYSRFIDVDADKALEKTNQKFMKRFRWMEQYAREHNLDMHNMNLEQLDEIWNKAKETLKKEI